Proteins encoded by one window of Streptomyces sp. NBC_01571:
- a CDS encoding arsenate reductase family protein, whose product MEIWINPACSKCRGAITLLDAEGADYTVRRYLEEVPTRDEIRAVLERLGLEPWDITRTQEAVAKELGVKSWARDGGSRERWIAALSEHPKLIQRPIITADDGTAVVARTDEAVREALSR is encoded by the coding sequence ATGGAGATCTGGATCAACCCGGCCTGTTCGAAATGCCGCGGCGCCATCACCCTGCTCGACGCGGAGGGCGCGGACTACACCGTCCGCCGCTACCTGGAGGAGGTACCGACGCGGGACGAGATCCGGGCCGTACTGGAGCGGCTCGGCCTCGAGCCGTGGGACATCACCAGGACGCAGGAGGCCGTCGCCAAGGAGCTCGGGGTGAAGTCGTGGGCGCGCGACGGCGGTTCGCGGGAACGGTGGATCGCCGCGCTGTCCGAACACCCGAAGCTCATCCAGCGGCCGATCATCACCGCGGACGACGGTACGGCCGTCGTGGCGCGCACCGACGAGGCGGTGCGCGAGGCCCTGTCCCGCTAG
- a CDS encoding alpha/beta fold hydrolase → MDVPTKEFRTAYDRVMAKWPADTVSCAVPTPFGVTQVHSCGPGDGSPLLLLPGGGATSASWYAGAADLARTHRVHAVDLIGDPGLSVPDPGRPIRTAGDVTAWLDALLDGLGVGSAAVAGHSYGGWIALRYALHAPHRVRRLALLDPTGCFAGYRAVYLLRALPMLLRPAARRTRAFLEWETGGVPLDPDWLRLQEAAAGFPTVRPVTGPRPDAAALRVLEVPVLLLVAANSRTHDSRRVAARAAAVLPHVRTVVLPDVSHHALPHTASPELTFRLAEFLGR, encoded by the coding sequence ATGGACGTTCCGACGAAGGAGTTCCGGACGGCGTACGACCGGGTCATGGCCAAGTGGCCCGCGGACACCGTGTCGTGCGCGGTGCCCACCCCGTTCGGCGTCACCCAGGTCCACAGCTGCGGCCCGGGGGACGGGTCCCCGCTGCTTCTGCTGCCGGGCGGCGGCGCGACCTCGGCCTCCTGGTACGCCGGCGCCGCCGACCTCGCCCGCACCCACCGCGTCCACGCCGTCGACCTGATCGGCGACCCCGGTCTCAGCGTGCCGGACCCCGGCCGCCCGATCCGGACCGCCGGTGACGTGACCGCATGGCTGGACGCGCTGCTCGACGGCCTCGGTGTCGGCTCGGCCGCCGTGGCCGGTCATTCCTACGGCGGCTGGATCGCCCTGCGGTACGCGCTGCACGCACCCCATCGGGTACGGCGTCTCGCGCTCCTCGACCCGACGGGCTGCTTCGCGGGCTACCGGGCCGTGTACCTCCTGCGCGCGCTCCCGATGCTGCTGCGCCCGGCGGCACGTCGCACCCGCGCCTTTCTCGAGTGGGAGACGGGCGGCGTACCACTGGACCCCGACTGGCTCCGTCTCCAGGAGGCCGCGGCCGGATTTCCCACCGTCAGGCCGGTCACGGGCCCGCGTCCGGACGCCGCGGCGCTGCGTGTCCTGGAGGTGCCGGTCCTGCTGCTCGTGGCCGCGAACAGCAGGACTCATGACTCGCGCCGGGTGGCGGCACGGGCCGCCGCGGTGCTGCCGCACGTACGGACGGTCGTCCTCCCGGACGTCTCGCACCACGCGCTGCCGCACACCGCGTCGCCCGAACTCACCTTCCGGCTCGCGGAGTTCCTCGGTCGTTAG
- a CDS encoding MarR family transcriptional regulator, translating into MEIVHLLRATVVELGLHSARFANQNGMHPTDVRALISLMDASRSGTGLTAGRLGGLLGLNSAGTTALVDRLERLGHVRRVRSERDRRQVLVELDERTVEWGQAHFGPLIGRAVELLRGYDERELAAVRGFLTGVRDVAADAG; encoded by the coding sequence ATGGAGATCGTCCATCTCCTGCGGGCCACTGTCGTCGAACTCGGCCTGCACAGTGCCCGCTTCGCGAACCAGAACGGCATGCACCCGACGGATGTGCGCGCGCTGATCTCCCTCATGGACGCCTCCCGCTCCGGTACGGGTCTGACGGCGGGCCGCCTGGGCGGTCTGCTCGGGCTCAACTCGGCCGGGACCACCGCCCTGGTGGACCGGCTGGAACGGCTCGGGCATGTCCGGCGGGTGCGCTCCGAGCGCGACCGGCGGCAGGTGCTCGTCGAACTGGACGAGCGCACGGTCGAGTGGGGGCAGGCCCACTTCGGTCCGCTGATCGGGCGGGCCGTGGAGCTGCTGCGGGGGTACGACGAGCGGGAACTGGCCGCGGTGCGCGGCTTCCTCACGGGGGTACGGGACGTGGCGGCCGACGCCGGATAG
- the glnII gene encoding glutamine synthetase — MTFKAEYIWIDGTEPTAKLRSKTKILADDAKGAELPIWGFDGSSTNQAEGHASDRVLKPVASYPDPIRGGDHVLVMCEVLNIDMTPHESNTRAALAEVAERFAAQEPVFGIEQEYTFFDGERPLGFPAGGFPAPQGGYYCGVGADEIFGRDIVEAHLENCLKAGLGISGINAEVMPGQWEFQVGPLAPLEVSDQLWVARWLLYRTAEDFAVSATLDPKPVKGDWNGAGAHTNFSTRAMREGPEGYAAIITACESLGEGSKPLDHVKNYGAGIDDRLTGLHETAPWNEYSYGVSDRGASVRIPWQVEKDGKGYIEDRRPNANVDPYVVTRLLVDTCCTALDKAGQV; from the coding sequence GTGACCTTCAAGGCTGAGTACATCTGGATCGACGGCACCGAGCCGACGGCCAAGCTCCGTTCGAAGACGAAGATTCTGGCGGACGACGCCAAGGGTGCCGAGCTGCCGATCTGGGGCTTCGACGGGTCCTCCACGAACCAGGCCGAGGGCCACGCCTCGGACCGCGTACTCAAGCCGGTCGCCAGCTATCCGGACCCGATCCGCGGCGGGGACCACGTCCTCGTCATGTGCGAGGTCCTGAACATCGACATGACGCCGCACGAGTCCAACACCCGTGCCGCGCTGGCCGAGGTCGCGGAGAGGTTCGCCGCGCAGGAACCGGTCTTCGGCATCGAGCAGGAGTACACCTTCTTCGACGGGGAGCGCCCGCTCGGCTTCCCCGCCGGCGGCTTCCCCGCCCCGCAGGGCGGCTACTACTGCGGTGTCGGCGCCGACGAGATCTTCGGCCGTGACATCGTCGAGGCGCACCTGGAGAACTGCCTGAAGGCGGGCCTCGGCATCTCCGGCATCAACGCCGAGGTCATGCCCGGCCAGTGGGAGTTCCAGGTCGGCCCGCTCGCCCCACTGGAGGTCTCCGACCAGCTGTGGGTGGCCCGCTGGCTGCTGTACCGCACCGCCGAGGACTTCGCCGTCTCCGCCACCCTCGACCCCAAGCCGGTCAAGGGCGACTGGAACGGCGCGGGCGCGCACACCAACTTCTCCACCAGGGCGATGCGCGAAGGGCCTGAGGGCTATGCCGCGATCATCACCGCGTGCGAGTCGCTCGGCGAGGGCTCGAAGCCGCTCGACCACGTCAAGAACTACGGCGCCGGCATCGACGACCGCCTGACCGGTCTGCACGAGACCGCTCCGTGGAACGAGTACTCGTACGGCGTCTCCGACCGCGGCGCCTCCGTCCGTATCCCGTGGCAGGTCGAGAAGGACGGCAAGGGGTACATCGAGGACCGCCGTCCGAACGCCAACGTCGACCCGTACGTGGTGACGCGTCTGCTCGTCGACACCTGCTGCACCGCCCTGGACAAGGCCGGTCAGGTCTGA
- a CDS encoding winged helix-turn-helix domain-containing protein, translating into MANTRSFTSVATSPSPASPATGAGRHRLRAVDRDEVVNVADFLPPGATWLPAPQHTLPVLPGRPPMIGYLVLVPADQQPLLPVAVAPDPAGTAAPAGDDPLVRIDSVQRTAEVEGRTLDLTYLEFELLAHLVAHPHRVHTRDQLVTTVWGYGHVGDGRTVDVHVARLRRKLGAQHRQTIQTVRRVGYKYAPPTGR; encoded by the coding sequence ATGGCGAACACACGTTCCTTCACCTCCGTCGCGACCTCCCCTTCCCCGGCCTCGCCCGCGACCGGTGCCGGACGGCACCGGCTGCGAGCCGTCGACCGGGACGAGGTGGTGAACGTGGCGGACTTCCTGCCGCCGGGCGCCACCTGGCTGCCCGCGCCCCAGCACACGCTGCCGGTACTGCCCGGCCGGCCGCCGATGATCGGCTACCTGGTCCTCGTACCGGCCGACCAGCAGCCCCTGCTGCCGGTCGCCGTCGCCCCGGACCCGGCGGGGACGGCCGCCCCGGCCGGGGACGACCCGCTCGTCCGTATCGACTCCGTGCAGCGCACCGCCGAGGTCGAAGGGCGGACGCTCGACCTCACCTACCTGGAGTTCGAGCTGCTCGCGCATCTCGTCGCGCACCCGCACCGGGTGCACACCCGGGACCAGTTGGTCACCACCGTGTGGGGCTACGGGCACGTGGGCGACGGACGGACCGTCGACGTGCATGTCGCACGGCTGCGGCGCAAGCTCGGGGCACAGCACCGGCAGACGATCCAGACGGTACGTCGGGTCGGCTACAAGTACGCGCCCCCGACCGGCCGCTGA
- a CDS encoding NAD-dependent epimerase/dehydratase family protein yields the protein MRLLVLGGTEFAGRAVADAAVGRGWEVTVFHRGRHEPPSGVRSLLGDRTAPDGLAALAGAAAEGDWDVVVDTWSAAPRAVLDAARLLADRAARHVYVSSCSVYAWAPPAGYTEDAPLVTGASKDAGQTDYAQDKLGGELAAVSAFGAERSLLVRSGLILGPHENVGRLPWWLNRIARGGPVPAPGPRELPLQYVDVRDLAEWILGAVERGASGPHNLTSPGGHTTMGELLDACVRVTRSGAELRWIEPEAVLGAGVEPWMQLPVWVPPGSDMHDALYGADVSRAVGVGLRCRDVSETVADTWAWLRAVGGTAPGRPDRPPVGLPPEAEARLLRR from the coding sequence ATGAGACTTCTGGTGCTGGGTGGTACGGAGTTCGCGGGGCGGGCCGTCGCGGACGCGGCGGTGGGACGTGGCTGGGAGGTGACCGTCTTCCACCGGGGACGGCACGAACCTCCCTCCGGAGTACGGTCGTTGCTCGGTGACCGCACCGCTCCCGACGGGCTCGCGGCGCTGGCCGGCGCCGCGGCCGAAGGTGACTGGGACGTCGTCGTCGACACCTGGTCGGCGGCACCGCGGGCCGTCCTCGACGCGGCGCGGCTGCTGGCGGACCGGGCCGCGCGCCATGTCTACGTGTCGAGCTGCTCGGTCTACGCCTGGGCTCCGCCCGCCGGGTACACCGAGGACGCGCCGCTCGTGACCGGGGCGTCGAAGGACGCCGGGCAGACCGACTACGCGCAGGACAAGCTGGGCGGCGAGCTCGCCGCCGTCTCGGCGTTCGGCGCGGAGCGTTCGCTGCTCGTACGGTCCGGGCTGATCCTCGGGCCGCACGAGAACGTCGGCCGCCTGCCCTGGTGGCTGAACCGGATCGCGCGGGGCGGGCCCGTGCCGGCGCCCGGGCCCCGGGAGCTTCCCCTCCAGTACGTCGATGTCCGTGACCTCGCCGAGTGGATCCTCGGGGCGGTGGAGCGGGGAGCGAGCGGGCCGCACAACCTGACGAGTCCGGGGGGTCACACGACGATGGGGGAGCTCCTCGACGCGTGCGTGCGGGTGACTCGGAGCGGGGCGGAGCTGCGGTGGATCGAGCCGGAGGCGGTGCTGGGCGCCGGGGTCGAGCCGTGGATGCAGTTGCCGGTGTGGGTCCCGCCGGGGAGTGACATGCACGACGCGCTGTACGGAGCGGATGTCTCCCGGGCGGTGGGGGTCGGGCTTCGGTGCCGGGATGTGTCGGAGACGGTCGCCGACACGTGGGCGTGGCTCCGGGCGGTGGGCGGTACCGCGCCGGGGCGCCCGGACCGGCCGCCGGTCGGGTTGCCCCCGGAGGCGGAGGCGCGACTGCTCCGCCGGTGA
- a CDS encoding DUF1996 domain-containing protein gives MGRNTRKRRSPLAVRAVAASAALAIGGGGLIWANFYASAHETNSSPNTTKAAATQVATITCPDVGQKLTNVPNAARSAVATELATLDKQITEAYARLASTRQAQAKDANFVQNAILGPLKEKRGAVIGRIKIDFKRVGATAPGMLDGLATCTATTADQAQTTAGGQNNGWGQNNSGQGQNNNGGQATAAPSASASASAPAGNGGQAGNGPVAADFVDITKVRPNVAAKARTRAGGSAGTFTTVCGVNANKKFNTDNVIVAPGVTNGAHHLHDYVGNQSNDAFATNDTFAAAQTSCQNQGDKSSYYWPVVRIQNGTQDFDQNNDGGGKEGNVGQILQAKQAQIKFVGNAKSKVVAMPQFLRIITGDAKTTTNGLANANAHWSCTGFENKVQLTQQYPICPRGSQVVRTFAFQSCWDGVNIDSANHRTHVAFADAQGNCANGFKAIPQLTMRLVYSIPAPTLRNGQIKNAYAVDGFPEQLHKPATDHDDFINVFSTDAMNKMVNCINTGKSCR, from the coding sequence ATGGGACGCAACACACGAAAACGACGTTCGCCGCTGGCTGTTCGCGCGGTGGCCGCATCGGCGGCTCTCGCGATCGGTGGGGGCGGATTGATCTGGGCGAATTTCTACGCCTCGGCACACGAGACCAACTCGAGCCCGAACACCACGAAGGCCGCCGCCACCCAGGTCGCCACGATCACCTGTCCTGACGTCGGTCAGAAGCTGACCAACGTGCCGAACGCCGCGCGTTCTGCCGTCGCCACCGAGCTGGCGACACTCGACAAGCAGATCACCGAGGCGTACGCCCGGCTGGCCTCGACCCGCCAGGCCCAGGCCAAGGACGCGAACTTCGTCCAGAACGCGATCCTCGGACCGCTCAAGGAGAAGCGCGGCGCCGTCATCGGCCGGATCAAGATCGACTTCAAGCGGGTGGGCGCCACCGCCCCCGGCATGCTGGACGGTCTCGCCACCTGCACCGCGACCACCGCGGACCAGGCCCAGACCACGGCCGGCGGCCAAAACAACGGGTGGGGTCAGAACAACAGCGGCCAGGGCCAGAACAACAACGGTGGTCAGGCCACGGCGGCCCCGAGCGCCTCGGCATCGGCCTCGGCCCCCGCGGGCAACGGCGGTCAGGCCGGCAACGGACCCGTCGCCGCCGACTTCGTCGACATCACGAAGGTCCGGCCGAACGTGGCCGCGAAGGCACGGACCCGGGCCGGCGGCTCGGCCGGTACCTTCACCACCGTCTGCGGTGTGAACGCGAACAAGAAGTTCAACACCGACAACGTCATCGTGGCTCCCGGTGTCACCAACGGCGCGCACCACCTGCACGACTACGTCGGCAACCAGTCGAACGACGCGTTCGCGACGAACGACACGTTCGCCGCCGCGCAGACCAGCTGCCAGAACCAGGGCGACAAGTCGTCGTACTACTGGCCGGTCGTGCGTATCCAGAATGGTACGCAGGACTTCGACCAGAACAACGACGGTGGCGGCAAGGAAGGCAACGTCGGCCAGATCCTGCAGGCCAAGCAGGCGCAGATCAAGTTCGTCGGCAACGCGAAGAGCAAGGTCGTCGCGATGCCGCAGTTCCTGCGGATCATCACCGGTGACGCGAAGACCACGACCAACGGTCTCGCGAACGCCAACGCCCACTGGAGCTGCACCGGCTTCGAGAACAAGGTGCAGCTGACCCAGCAGTACCCGATCTGCCCCCGGGGCAGCCAGGTGGTGCGCACCTTCGCGTTCCAGAGCTGCTGGGACGGCGTGAACATCGACAGCGCGAACCACCGTACGCACGTGGCCTTCGCCGATGCCCAGGGCAACTGCGCGAACGGCTTCAAGGCGATCCCGCAGCTGACGATGCGCCTGGTGTACTCGATTCCGGCACCGACCCTCCGCAACGGGCAGATCAAGAACGCCTACGCGGTGGACGGCTTCCCGGAGCAGCTGCACAAGCCGGCGACCGACCACGACGACTTCATCAACGTGTTCAGCACGGACGCGATGAACAAGATGGTCAACTGCATCAACACCGGCAAGAGCTGCAGGTGA
- a CDS encoding tetratricopeptide repeat protein, producing MCPVNEDWEKRTAAAWAAFDDYEEADAADFRAVIDALVAELPADSPLGLFERACAWDSTGHSDRAVPLYREALSRGLDGYRGRRARIQLASSLRNIGQAEEGVKLLTPELVAPSDELDDAVRACLALCLADLGREREGLALVIGALAPHLPRYQRSMANYARLLVEPEG from the coding sequence GTGTGCCCCGTGAACGAAGACTGGGAAAAGCGTACGGCGGCGGCCTGGGCCGCTTTCGACGACTACGAGGAAGCGGACGCGGCTGATTTCCGGGCGGTGATCGACGCGCTGGTCGCCGAGCTGCCGGCGGACAGTCCGCTCGGCCTGTTCGAGCGGGCCTGCGCCTGGGACTCGACGGGCCACTCGGACCGGGCCGTGCCGCTGTACCGGGAGGCGCTGTCGCGGGGGCTCGACGGCTACCGCGGGCGCCGCGCCAGGATCCAACTCGCGAGCTCGTTGCGGAACATCGGGCAGGCCGAGGAGGGCGTCAAGCTTCTCACCCCCGAACTCGTCGCCCCGTCGGACGAGTTGGACGACGCCGTACGCGCCTGCCTCGCGCTGTGCCTCGCCGACCTGGGTCGTGAACGCGAGGGCCTGGCGCTGGTGATCGGCGCCCTCGCGCCCCATCTGCCCCGCTACCAGCGGTCGATGGCCAACTACGCGCGGCTGCTCGTCGAGCCCGAGGGCTGA
- a CDS encoding metal-dependent hydrolase — MSHTHARPPRPVASERTTLKARKVSFSWEDTPLHWVPGDPFATHTINVLHLLLPAGERWFVHVYRQVLPHIRDERLREDVIGFIGQEAMHSQAHDEVLPHLRELGLDPTPYTAQVDWLFEKLLGDRTLPPGRARSWWLMERVAIIAAIEHYTAFLGDWVLNAEELDRRGADPPMLDLLRWHGAEEVEHRSVAFDLFMHVDGGYRRRARTCATAFTALVFLWQRGARFFMENDPTLTAARASFKGFYLSGQQGVLPSTGDMLKSIPRYLSHSYHPSQEGSTAQAVAYLATSPAARAAATAEERA, encoded by the coding sequence ATGTCTCACACGCACGCCCGACCGCCCCGGCCGGTCGCATCGGAGCGGACAACGCTCAAGGCGCGGAAGGTGTCGTTCTCCTGGGAGGACACACCCCTGCACTGGGTGCCGGGAGACCCGTTCGCCACCCACACGATCAACGTGCTGCACCTGCTGCTGCCCGCCGGTGAACGGTGGTTCGTCCACGTCTACCGGCAGGTGCTGCCCCACATCAGGGACGAGCGGCTGCGCGAGGACGTGATCGGGTTCATCGGGCAGGAGGCGATGCACTCGCAGGCCCACGACGAGGTCCTCCCCCACCTCAGGGAGCTCGGGCTCGACCCCACGCCCTACACCGCGCAGGTCGACTGGCTCTTCGAGAAGCTGCTCGGCGACCGCACCCTTCCCCCGGGCCGGGCCCGCAGCTGGTGGCTGATGGAGCGGGTCGCGATCATCGCCGCCATCGAGCACTACACCGCCTTCCTCGGCGACTGGGTCCTGAACGCCGAGGAGTTGGACCGGCGCGGCGCCGATCCGCCCATGCTGGACCTGCTGCGCTGGCACGGCGCGGAGGAGGTCGAGCACCGCTCGGTCGCCTTCGACCTGTTCATGCACGTCGACGGGGGCTACCGGCGGCGCGCGCGGACCTGTGCCACCGCCTTCACCGCGCTCGTCTTCCTGTGGCAGCGCGGGGCGCGCTTCTTCATGGAGAACGACCCGACCCTGACGGCGGCCCGGGCGAGCTTCAAGGGCTTCTACCTGAGCGGACAGCAGGGCGTGCTGCCGTCGACCGGGGACATGCTCAAGTCCATCCCGCGCTACCTCAGCCACTCCTACCACCCCTCCCAGGAGGGGTCCACCGCGCAGGCCGTCGCCTATCTGGCCACCTCCCCCGCCGCGCGAGCCGCGGCCACGGCCGAGGAGCGCGCGTGA
- a CDS encoding PDR/VanB family oxidoreductase, whose translation MTPRLRTLAAVAGTALLVRRALRRRIGASPLWPLPALEEPVSGRPRSRALRLTVTGHERIADGVVRLRLEGPGLPRWEPGAHLDLVLPSGLVRQYSLCGDPADTSSYTVAARLVEDGRGGSREVHERLREGMTVEVRGPRNRFPLAQAPGYVFVAGGIGITPLLPMLRAVQGRADWRLLYGGRTRASMPFLEEIEKLDPARVTVVAEDMDGRPDLDTLLAGLPEGTAVHCCGPEGLMAAVGERLPQGAALHLERFTPRAAAAGDGDTAFEVELRRSARTVTVPADSTLLAAVRAELPGTLYSCEQGFCGTCQQRVLEGEIDHRDELLTDTERGDSMLICVSRARGDRLVLDM comes from the coding sequence GTGACACCCCGGCTGCGGACCCTCGCGGCCGTCGCGGGTACGGCCCTGCTCGTCCGGCGCGCACTGCGCCGCCGGATCGGGGCCTCGCCGCTGTGGCCGCTGCCCGCCCTGGAGGAACCGGTCTCCGGCCGCCCGCGCTCCCGGGCCCTGCGGCTGACGGTCACCGGACACGAGCGGATCGCCGACGGTGTCGTACGACTGCGCCTGGAGGGGCCCGGTCTGCCGCGCTGGGAACCCGGCGCCCACCTCGACCTGGTGCTGCCGTCCGGACTCGTACGGCAGTACTCGCTGTGCGGCGACCCCGCGGACACCTCGTCGTACACCGTCGCGGCACGGCTGGTCGAGGACGGGCGGGGCGGCTCGCGCGAGGTCCACGAACGGCTGCGGGAGGGCATGACGGTCGAGGTGCGCGGACCGCGCAACCGTTTCCCGCTGGCCCAGGCGCCCGGGTACGTCTTCGTCGCGGGCGGCATCGGGATCACGCCCCTCCTGCCGATGCTGCGGGCGGTCCAGGGCCGCGCGGACTGGCGGCTGCTGTACGGCGGGCGCACCCGGGCGTCGATGCCGTTCCTGGAGGAGATCGAGAAGCTGGACCCGGCGCGGGTCACCGTCGTGGCCGAGGACATGGACGGGCGGCCGGACCTCGACACGCTGTTGGCCGGCCTGCCCGAGGGGACGGCCGTCCACTGCTGCGGGCCGGAGGGTCTGATGGCGGCCGTCGGGGAGCGGCTGCCGCAGGGGGCCGCACTGCACCTGGAGCGCTTCACTCCGCGCGCCGCGGCCGCGGGTGACGGCGACACCGCCTTCGAGGTCGAACTGCGCCGCAGCGCACGGACCGTGACCGTGCCGGCCGACTCCACACTGCTCGCCGCCGTACGGGCCGAACTGCCCGGCACCCTCTACTCCTGTGAGCAGGGATTCTGCGGAACCTGCCAACAACGCGTCCTGGAGGGCGAGATCGACCACCGGGACGAACTTCTCACGGACACGGAGCGTGGCGACTCGATGCTGATCTGTGTGTCGCGGGCACGCGGCGACCGCCTGGTGCTGGACATGTGA
- a CDS encoding TetR/AcrR family transcriptional regulator gives MTTGVRRRMGVEERRQQLIGVALELFSRRSPDEVSIDEIASAAGISRPLVYHYFPGKLSLYEAALQRAADDLASRFVEPPEGPLGARLLRVMRRFFDFVDDHGPGFSALMRGGPAVGSSKTNALVDAVRQAAYVQILSHLKVENPPVRLELVIRSWISLVESTALLWLDGRRIPRGELEVQLVHDFAALAAVSAARDEELGAVLRGALQGEPGDGPFTDLAVRLIALATPPKA, from the coding sequence ATGACAACCGGGGTACGCCGCAGGATGGGTGTCGAGGAGCGGCGGCAGCAGCTGATCGGCGTCGCCCTCGAACTGTTCAGCCGACGCTCGCCCGACGAGGTCTCCATCGACGAGATAGCCTCGGCGGCGGGCATCTCACGACCGTTGGTCTATCACTACTTCCCCGGCAAACTCAGCCTGTACGAAGCCGCGTTGCAGCGCGCCGCGGACGATCTCGCGAGTCGGTTCGTGGAGCCGCCGGAGGGGCCGCTGGGCGCGCGGCTGCTGCGGGTCATGCGCCGGTTCTTCGACTTCGTGGACGATCACGGGCCCGGTTTCTCGGCGTTGATGCGCGGCGGCCCCGCGGTCGGCTCCTCGAAGACCAACGCGCTCGTCGACGCGGTGCGGCAGGCCGCGTATGTCCAGATCCTGTCGCACCTGAAGGTCGAGAACCCGCCCGTCCGGCTGGAGCTGGTGATCCGCTCGTGGATCTCGCTGGTCGAGTCGACGGCACTGCTCTGGCTGGACGGCCGGCGGATTCCGCGCGGCGAGCTGGAGGTGCAGCTCGTGCACGACTTCGCGGCGCTGGCCGCGGTGAGCGCCGCCCGGGACGAGGAGCTGGGCGCGGTGCTGCGCGGTGCGCTCCAGGGCGAGCCGGGCGACGGGCCGTTCACCGACCTCGCCGTCCGGCTCATCGCGCTGGCCACGCCCCCGAAGGCGTAG
- a CDS encoding 5-carboxymethyl-2-hydroxymuconate Delta-isomerase, whose product MPQITVDYSGALDESFDRRGFALALHPVVVETAAARIEACKTRFRPTGDNVVGAEADGHAVVHVTLALLAGRSEETKVRLTESVLELLRKYVEPADGLVLHVSAEVRDLDPSYRKSEERSGN is encoded by the coding sequence ATGCCGCAGATCACCGTCGACTACTCCGGCGCGCTCGACGAGTCCTTCGACCGGCGCGGATTCGCGCTCGCGCTGCACCCGGTCGTGGTCGAGACGGCGGCCGCACGGATCGAGGCGTGCAAGACACGGTTCCGGCCGACCGGGGACAACGTGGTGGGTGCGGAGGCGGACGGGCACGCCGTCGTGCACGTCACGCTCGCCCTGCTCGCCGGCCGCAGCGAGGAGACCAAGGTCCGGCTCACCGAGTCGGTGCTGGAGTTGCTGCGCAAGTACGTCGAGCCCGCCGACGGCCTCGTCCTGCACGTCTCCGCCGAGGTCCGCGATCTCGACCCCTCGTACCGCAAGTCCGAGGAGCGGAGCGGGAACTGA